The sequence TTTGAGTAAACAAGGTCACACATACTATGAACCTTAACTCTACTTTCTTTTATCCAATCTTCACCAGAAATACCTATATCAAAAGCTCCCATCTCTACATATTTTGGAATCTCTTGAGCTCTTAGCAGTACGCCTTCTAATTCAGGATCGTCTGTTGAGACATAATAACTCCTTGACCCAGTATATAGCTTAAAACCAGCACGCTCAAAAAGAGTTTTAGTTGACTCTTCTAAAGACCCTTTAGGTAAAGCCATTTTAAGTTTCTTCATCTTCTTCTCCTTCATCAAAGACTCCAGTATTTCTATATTTTTTATACCTTAACTCTACAAGTTCCGCACTATTTATGGTCTTAATCTCTCTAATGTTTTTATCTAATGATTCAGTTAGTAATGCAAAAGTTGTCTCCCAATTTCTATGCGCTCCACCAGGTGCTTCAGAGATTATTTCGTCAACAATTCCCATATCAAACAGAGCGCCTGCTGTCAACTTTAATACTTGAGCAGCTTCTTCTACTGCTTTCTGTGTTTTCCACAAAATAGAAGCACAACCTTCAGGAGAAATAACTGAATATATTGCATATTCTTGCATAAGAAGTCTATCTGCAACGCCTATACCCAAAGCGCCTCCACTCCCTCCTTCCCCTATCACAACAGCTATAATAGGTGTTTTAAGGAGAGACATCTCTAACAAATTATTGGCTATTGTTAAAGCCTGTCCACGTTCTTCTGCTAATATATCTGGATTTGCCCCGGGAGTATCTATAAACGAAATTATTGGACAACGCATCTTTTCAGCAAGTTTGAACATTCTAAGCGCTTTTCTATATCCTTCGGGATGAGCCATGCCAAATTTTCTAAAAATATTGTCTTTAGTATCCCTTCCTTTCTGATGACCTATCACCACAACAGGGATACCCTTAAATTTTGCGATACCTGTAATCATTGATGGGTCATCCCCATAACATCTATCACCATGAAGTTCAACAAAATCGTCAAGTATATTTTCTATATAATCAAGCGAATGAGGTCTATTAGGGTGGCGAGCAAGTTGGACTATCTGCCAATCTGTTAAGTTTGAGAAAATCTCTCTTATATTTTCGTTTATCTGTTGTTTCAGTTGAACTATTTTTGTAGCATCTTTATTTGAAGTTTTTTTCTGCCTTGCTATTTCAAGGTTTTCCAACTGTTTCTCTAATTTCTCTATAGGTTGCTCGAAGTCAAGATATTTTTTTTCCATTTTCATAATATTTTAGGCACTTTTAAAAATT comes from bacterium and encodes:
- a CDS encoding acetyl-CoA carboxylase carboxyltransferase subunit alpha yields the protein MEKKYLDFEQPIEKLEKQLENLEIARQKKTSNKDATKIVQLKQQINENIREIFSNLTDWQIVQLARHPNRPHSLDYIENILDDFVELHGDRCYGDDPSMITGIAKFKGIPVVVIGHQKGRDTKDNIFRKFGMAHPEGYRKALRMFKLAEKMRCPIISFIDTPGANPDILAEERGQALTIANNLLEMSLLKTPIIAVVIGEGGSGGALGIGVADRLLMQEYAIYSVISPEGCASILWKTQKAVEEAAQVLKLTAGALFDMGIVDEIISEAPGGAHRNWETTFALLTESLDKNIREIKTINSAELVELRYKKYRNTGVFDEGEEDEET